The stretch of DNA CATGGTTTGGTTCCTCCCTTCTGCGGACGCTTCAAGTACAGTTCGAGCGCTTCCGCAACCAGGTCTTGAAAGTCGCGGCGTTCGTCGAGTGCCCGGTGGCGAGCCGCGCGCCAGAGGTCGGCGGGTAACTTCACCGTGCATTTCACCGTTTCGGCAGGCTCCTTGGTCTTCATGCGGACATCCTACGCTCGCCCCGGACGGCTGTCAAGACATATGAACGGCTACACGGATAGGCGGCCCTGTCGGGTTTGGATGTATCGGGCGATGCCGTGGCTGCTGAAGCGCAGCAGGCGACCTTGTGGTACGCGGAAGGGCAGTTGCTTGGCGTGACGGTAGAGCCAGTCCTTCGATGCGCCGAGCCGTGCCGCCGCGGCCGTCACGTCAAGCAGCGTGTCCGGCTCCGCCGGCCGGTGTCCGTTGCGTGCCGATACGGTGATCAGTGCTCCGAGCAGTCCGCTCTGCAAACTGACACACCGGGACAGTAGCCCTTGCAGCACCTCCACGGGGAGCTCGGCCGCGCGCTCGGGATGCGCCGCTAAATCGTCGAGGGTTGGAACGGCGGTGAGGCTCACAGTTCCCGCACCTCGGGCCACCGCTGGCGATCACGCCAGACGTGCACCAGCCGCTTGCAGTTCGAGGGGCAGGCGAAGCCGGCCAAGGTCTCGCGCTCTGCCGGTGACGGCGCCCGGTTGCTCTTGCACTGCACAAGCACGAAGTCGGTGGCGCTCACGCCGATCAAGTCCCATGCGCCGAGACTGCCAGCGGCACGGGTCACGCAGTAGCCGGCGGTTTCGAGCAGCCGGCGGCTGCGATGCTCGTTCCTGGTGCCCTTGCGCTTGGCGTTCATGACGCTTGCCTCTTCGGCGTGGGTTTCCTATTCTGCGCACATGGCCAGCACATCTGCCGTTCGGCGCCCAGTGGTACCCTCGCCGCGCAGCCAGGGCATCCCGCTCGACGATGAGCCGATAACGGCGGCCGAGAT from Deltaproteobacteria bacterium encodes:
- a CDS encoding DNA-binding protein, translated to MKTKEPAETVKCTVKLPADLWRAARHRALDERRDFQDLVAEALELYLKRPQKGGTKP